From a single Nothobranchius furzeri strain GRZ-AD chromosome 7, NfurGRZ-RIMD1, whole genome shotgun sequence genomic region:
- the LOC139070637 gene encoding spectrin alpha chain, non-erythrocytic 1-like isoform X3: MEEGHFAGSEPSARQNILILHVLTPDLLTQQQQVAPTDDETGKELVLALFDYQEKSPGEVTMKKGDILTLLNSTNKVVLLELASLAE; this comes from the exons atggaggaag gtcacttcgctggttcagaaccttcggcccgtcagaacattcttatcctccacgttctaacaccagacctgttaacccaacagcaacaagtggctccaactgacgatgagaccgggaaggagctggttctggctctgttcgactaccaggagaagagtcctggagaggtcaccatgaagaagggcgacatcctcacgctgctcaacagcaccaacaag gttgttttacttgaactcgcgtctttagctgaatga
- the LOC139070637 gene encoding spectrin beta chain, erythrocytic-like isoform X2, translating to MRCSASTETLMRPEWIEEKNQALNTDNYGHHLASVQALQREHEGFERDLAALGDKVRFPDRYQDPSCLWRHVLHGSGDSTPAVPDQQSAGCFPI from the exons atgaggtgtagcgcttccacag agacgctgatgagaccagagtggatcgaggagaagaaccaggccctgaacacagacaactacggccaccacctggccagcgttcaggctctgcagcgtgaacatgaaggctttgagcgtgacctggcagctctgggtgataaggtccgctttcctgatcggtaccaggacccgagttgtctctggagacacgttcttcatggttctggtgactccaccccagccgttcctgatcagcaatcagcggggtgctttcctatttaa
- the LOC139070637 gene encoding uncharacterized protein isoform X1 encodes MKALSVTWQLWVIRSAFLIGTRTRVVSGDTFFMVLVTPPQPFLISNQRGAFLFKVDGGQNLTPEDCLSFGFLSTSLDTDLYSRIWIFNTRTLSPPSITHLSSHPLPHPPGRPASLHLCSLSCASPGSLPLPPPANTYTHHNAELLLQFQPQTYLCTLSSSL; translated from the exons atgaaggctttgagcgtgacctggcagctctgggtgataaggtccgctttcctgatcggtaccaggacccgagttgtctctggagacacgttcttcatggttctggtgactccaccccagccgttcctgatcagcaatcagcggggtgctttcctatttaaggtggatggaggacaaaatttgacgccagaagattgcctcagttttg gattcctgtcgacctcattggatactgacctctactccaggatttggatattcaacacacggaccttatcaccaccctccataacccacctctcatctcacccgttgccccatccaccaggacgccccgcttctctccacctctgctccctctcctgcgcttcccccggctctctacctctccctcctccagccaacacatacacccaccaca atgctgagctgttgttgcagttccaaccacagacttatctgtgcaccttaagttcctccttataa